AGCGCGAGCAGCAGGATCACGGCGAGTGCGAGAGCGATCGTCGTGCTCTTCCAGAACAACAGCGGATTGCGCTCGATCAGCGGCGTCGATGACGTCTTGAGATAGTTGGCGTTGGGGTGGCGCAAATCGAACAGGAACTCCGACAGGCTGTCGTAGCGCTTGGCGGGATTGGGATGCACCGCCCGCTCCAGCGTCCTGTCGATCCATTCCGGGATGTCGCGGCTGCCGTGCGCCGCCGGGGCATAGACCAGCTTGCCGAACTGCGAGCGCGTTCGCGCGCGCGCGATCTGCGCGCCGTAGGGCAGTTTTCCCGTCAGCATCTGATAGGTGATGACGCCGAGCGAGAACAGGTCGGAGCGCGACGTTGCCTGCTCGCCGAGGAAATATTCCGGCGCGGTGTATTGCTGCGTGCCCAGGATGTCGCGGTTGCCAGGCGCCGCCGCCTCGACGACGCCGGTGATTTTCGTCGAACCGAAGTCGATGATCTTCACCGTGCCGGTGGCGTCGATCATGATGTTGTCGGGCCTGATGTCCTGGTGCAGCATCTCCTTGCGGTGGAAGGCCCGCAGGCCCTTGGCGATCTGCTCGACGATGCCGCGCACCGTTTCCAGGCCCGGCTTCGGATTGTCGATCATCCACTGGGTCAGCGTCTGGCCGTCGATGAATTCGGTGACGACGTAGAGGAAGTTGCGCTTGCGCTGCGGCGGACAGGGTTTCAGCACATGCGGGCTGTCGATCCGCCGCGCCACCCACTCCTCCATCATGAAGCGCTTCAGATAGGCCGGATCGTCGCGCAGGTCGATCGACGGGATCTTGATGGTGACCACCGCGTCGGTCTCGATATCGACGGCGAGATAAATGTGACTTCGGCTGGAGCCGTGCAACTCGCGGACGATGCGGTAACCGTCGAACACCGCCCGCGCCTCCAACAGCGGCGGCGGCGGCAATTCGTGCGGCTGGCCGAACACCTCGCGGGCGGCGGCGTCCGGCAACTCGTCGACGCGTACGATCTGGACGGTGAGATTGTCCTTGCTGCCGAGCTCGTAGGCCAGTTCGACGATAGCCTTGGCGGCCTGGTCCAGATCGGCGGCGCCATCCTTGACCACCCGAGCGATCAGGCGGTCGCCGACATGCTCGTAGATGCCGTCGGTCACCAGCACGAAGGTGTCGCCCTGCTCGACCCTAGACATCAGGTAGTCGATTTCGATCTGGGAATTCACCCCCAGCGCGCGGCCGAGATAGCTCTGCTCCGACGAAATCACGACGCGGTGGTCGTTGGTGAGCTGTTCCAGCGTCGTGCCGGAAACGCGGTAGATACGGGAATCGCCGACGTGAAACAGATGCGCCGTGTTCGACCTGATGACGAGCGCGCTCAGTGTGCAGACGTAGCCGCGATCCTTGTCGTAGGAATACTGGCTGCGCCGCGTCTGCGAGTGCAGCCAGGAATTGGTCGCCTCCAGCACGCGCTGCGCCGAGGTCCGCACCGACCAGGATTCCGACGTGCAGTAATAGTCGGTCAGGAATCCCTTGACCGCCGACTCGGCGGCGATCCGGCTGACATTGCTGCTGGAGATCCCGTCCGCCAGCACGATGGCGATGCCCTTCAGGCTGAGCAGCGGCTCGTCCGGAATCAGAACGCCGTGAAAATCCTGATTGGTCTCCTTGCGACCTTTGTCAGAATGTTGCCCGACCGATATTTTCAGTTCACGCGGCATCATGGAGGCCTGACGGAGAGGACCTCAACTAGACGGTTGAGGTCCCCTCAAGTCAATCGCCGATCAGGCCGGGATACGTTTCGGCTGCGTCAGGACGTGGGTGGTGTAGAGGGTCAATCCGGTGAAGGCGAGGCCGCCGACCAGGTTGCCGAGCACGGTCGGAATCTCGTTCCAGATGAAGTAGTCCAGGATCGAGAACTTCGCATGGAGCATCAGGCCCGACGGGAACAGGAACATGTTCACGACGGAATGCTCGAACACCATGTAGAAGAACACCAGGATCGGCATCCACATCGCGATCACCTTGCCAGGGACCGTCGTGGAAATCATCGCGCCGACGACGCCGGTGGAGACCATCCAGTTGCACAGCATGCCGCGGATGAACAGCGTTGCCATGCCGGCCGCGCCATGCGCGGCATAGCCCAGCGTTCGACCCTCGCCGATGTTTCCGATTGCCGCGCCGACCTTGTCGGGCTCCTGTGTGAAGCCGAACGTCGTCACGAAGGCCATCATGAAAGCCACCGTAAGGGCGCCTGCAAAGTTGCCGATGAACACAAGGCCCCAATTTCGCAAAACGCCGCCGAGCGTGACGCCCGGGCGCTTGTCGAGCAGCGCGAGCGGCGACAGCACGAACACGCCCGTCAAGAGATCGAAGCCCAGGAGATAGAGCATGCAGAATCCGACCGGAAACAACAGTGCTCCGATGACCGGCTGGCCCGTGTTCACGTTGATCGTCACGGAAAACCACGCCGCCAGCGCCAGGATGGCACCGGCCATATAGGCGCGGATGATGGTGTCGCGTGTCGACATGAAGATTTTGGATTCTCCGGCATCGACCATCTTGGTGACGAATTCCGAAGGCGCGAGATAGGCCATTCCAGTTCCCCTTGTGTGGCAGAAAGCATTGAAGAGGCGCCGGCCATTCACGAAAGGCCGCGCCGATGTAAAAAGCTACGCCGTCCTCGCGCGAGAGCCGGAAGTGGCGCCATCGGCGGAAGCAAGAAGCATCCGCAGGAGCACCGCTGGCGACACGCTCACGCCCGATCAGAAACAGAGATGCACAAGCTTTATTGAGTCGCCCCGACGACTGCTCCAGACGCCTCGGCGAGGTCGCCCGATCCCTGCACTTGGCCAACGCTGGCCTCGGCAATCCAAACGGCAGTCGTCATTGACTGAGAACCATTTAAGCAATCGATGTGCCAACCCTGGATTCGGGCTAAGGCACTAAAATGCCGAGCTTTTCAGGAAGTGATGACGCTGCCCCAACTGCAGCGGAGCGAAGACGTGCCTGCTATTTGTGCAGATGCACAGATGTTGGCGTGTGCGGCAAAGGCCTAAGCAACGCGCCGTCGGCGCCGTCCGTGAGAGCCATATCAGCGCGCGCGGCTCACTTTGTCTGTGTGCGGATTGGCGTGTCCTTTAGGCCGTTGTTGTCATAGGCCTTGCGCAGCGTGCCGTTGGAAATCGCGTCGGTCAGAAACCTGGCCGCGAACGCCAGCGACTGCGGATGATTGGGCGGTACCGCCACCGCCGTCACGGTCTGCTTGAAGGTCTCGTCCAGCACGCGCGTGCCTGGAATCTTTTTCGCCATCGCATTGAGCTGGTCGCGCGACAGCGCGAATGCATCGATCTCGCCCTTGCTAAGCAGGCCGAAGATTTCGTCATAGGTCTGGTAGCCCGTGACCTTGGCGTTCTTCAGATGCGCGATCGCGCCGCGCATGGTGGTGGTGTTGTTGACCGCGGCGACCTTGACGCCGGGCTGGTCGAGGCTCCCAAAATTCGTCACCGTCGAGTTCGGCTTGACGATGTAGGTTGCGTCGGCAACCTCGTAGATCGGCCCGAACGACATCTTGCCTTCGCGCTCCGGGTCCTTCGGCAGGAAGGTGACGTCCCAGGTCTTGTTCGACGCGGAGTCGGTGATCTGCCCGGAGTTGTTGTGCACGACATATTCGACGGGAACGCCGAGCTGCGCCGCCATTTCCTTGCCGAGGTCGACCGGTACGCCGGCATAGCCGCCGGATTCGGTCCTGGTCGACCAGAACGCCCCGCCGGCCGGGCTGATCGCGATCGCGACCCGCAGCTTGCCGGTCGGCGCGATCTCGTCTTTCAGGCCATCGGCGCTCGCCGGCATCGTCGTCATCGCAGCAATTCCCAGAATGAGGCCGGCTATCGCCGGCAAGGATGGATTGAACAAGGATGGATTGAACATCGGGTAGTCCTCCCCCGGGGCCCGTTGTCGATGCCGGGCCTTCAGCGTTTTACCCACGCAGAGAATAATCAGCGCTTCTTCTTGGCCGGTGCGGCGCCTTTTTTAGCGGCGGCGGCCGGGGCCGCCGGCTTCGGCTCCACGACATCCGGCTTCCCGAACGCGATGATCTGGGCCCGGGCATTGACCGGCGCAGCCGGCTTATTGGCATCCTGCAACTGCTCTTCGCCGAGGCCGAGCGCCACAAGGCGCTTGCCGGAAATCTTGAAGGTCGAAACCAGCACGTCCCGAATCGAG
The Bradyrhizobium sp. KBS0727 genome window above contains:
- a CDS encoding formate/nitrite transporter family protein, which codes for MAYLAPSEFVTKMVDAGESKIFMSTRDTIIRAYMAGAILALAAWFSVTINVNTGQPVIGALLFPVGFCMLYLLGFDLLTGVFVLSPLALLDKRPGVTLGGVLRNWGLVFIGNFAGALTVAFMMAFVTTFGFTQEPDKVGAAIGNIGEGRTLGYAAHGAAGMATLFIRGMLCNWMVSTGVVGAMISTTVPGKVIAMWMPILVFFYMVFEHSVVNMFLFPSGLMLHAKFSILDYFIWNEIPTVLGNLVGGLAFTGLTLYTTHVLTQPKRIPA
- a CDS encoding transporter substrate-binding domain-containing protein — encoded protein: MTTMPASADGLKDEIAPTGKLRVAIAISPAGGAFWSTRTESGGYAGVPVDLGKEMAAQLGVPVEYVVHNNSGQITDSASNKTWDVTFLPKDPEREGKMSFGPIYEVADATYIVKPNSTVTNFGSLDQPGVKVAAVNNTTTMRGAIAHLKNAKVTGYQTYDEIFGLLSKGEIDAFALSRDQLNAMAKKIPGTRVLDETFKQTVTAVAVPPNHPQSLAFAARFLTDAISNGTLRKAYDNNGLKDTPIRTQTK
- a CDS encoding bifunctional protein-serine/threonine kinase/phosphatase yields the protein MPRELKISVGQHSDKGRKETNQDFHGVLIPDEPLLSLKGIAIVLADGISSSNVSRIAAESAVKGFLTDYYCTSESWSVRTSAQRVLEATNSWLHSQTRRSQYSYDKDRGYVCTLSALVIRSNTAHLFHVGDSRIYRVSGTTLEQLTNDHRVVISSEQSYLGRALGVNSQIEIDYLMSRVEQGDTFVLVTDGIYEHVGDRLIARVVKDGAADLDQAAKAIVELAYELGSKDNLTVQIVRVDELPDAAAREVFGQPHELPPPPLLEARAVFDGYRIVRELHGSSRSHIYLAVDIETDAVVTIKIPSIDLRDDPAYLKRFMMEEWVARRIDSPHVLKPCPPQRKRNFLYVVTEFIDGQTLTQWMIDNPKPGLETVRGIVEQIAKGLRAFHRKEMLHQDIRPDNIMIDATGTVKIIDFGSTKITGVVEAAAPGNRDILGTQQYTAPEYFLGEQATSRSDLFSLGVITYQMLTGKLPYGAQIARARTRSQFGKLVYAPAAHGSRDIPEWIDRTLERAVHPNPAKRYDSLSEFLFDLRHPNANYLKTSSTPLIERNPLLFWKSTTIALALAVILLLALQHFGHR